The following are encoded in a window of Novosphingobium sp. ZN18A2 genomic DNA:
- the thiS gene encoding sulfur carrier protein ThiS, with amino-acid sequence MTSETPPQIATLSVTVNGEAHRVPAGSVADMVRGLGLDPAKVAVERNGEIAPRSSLEVIALADGDALEIVHFVGGGQDDGAAGDDSWTVAGRTFRSRLIVGTGKYKDFAQNAAALEASGAEIVTVAVRRVNVSDPKAPMLTDFIDPKKTTYLPNTAGCFTAEDAIRTLRLAREAGGWDLVKLEVLGEAKTLYPDMRETLRATEVLAKEGFLPMVYCADDPIAAKQLEEAGAVAVMPLGAPIGSGLGIQNKVTIRLIVEGANVPVLVDAGVGTASDAAVAMELGCTGVLMNTAIAEAKDPIRMARAMKLAVEAGRDAYRAGRMATRRYADPSSPLAGLI; translated from the coding sequence ATGACCTCCGAGACGCCCCCCCAGATCGCCACGCTCTCCGTCACCGTCAACGGAGAGGCGCACCGCGTGCCTGCCGGCTCCGTTGCCGATATGGTGCGCGGCCTCGGGCTAGACCCGGCCAAGGTCGCGGTAGAGCGCAACGGCGAAATCGCACCGCGTTCCTCGCTGGAAGTGATCGCGCTGGCCGATGGCGATGCACTGGAAATCGTCCATTTCGTCGGCGGCGGGCAGGACGATGGCGCGGCCGGAGACGATTCGTGGACCGTCGCGGGGCGCACTTTCCGCAGTCGCCTGATCGTCGGCACCGGCAAGTACAAGGACTTCGCGCAAAACGCTGCCGCGCTCGAAGCATCAGGCGCGGAAATCGTGACGGTCGCGGTGCGCCGCGTGAACGTGTCCGATCCCAAGGCGCCAATGCTGACCGATTTCATCGATCCGAAAAAGACCACCTACCTGCCCAATACCGCAGGCTGCTTCACGGCCGAGGACGCGATCCGCACGCTGCGACTGGCGCGCGAGGCGGGCGGCTGGGATCTGGTGAAGCTGGAAGTTCTGGGCGAAGCGAAAACGCTTTATCCCGACATGCGCGAAACGCTGCGCGCGACAGAGGTGCTGGCGAAGGAAGGCTTCCTGCCGATGGTCTATTGCGCGGACGATCCGATCGCGGCGAAACAACTGGAAGAAGCGGGCGCGGTGGCGGTTATGCCGCTGGGCGCACCGATCGGTTCGGGGCTGGGCATCCAGAACAAGGTGACGATCCGCCTGATCGTGGAAGGCGCGAACGTGCCGGTGCTGGTCGATGCGGGCGTGGGCACCGCCAGCGATGCGGCCGTGGCGATGGAGCTTGGCTGCACCGGCGTGCTGATGAACACCGCCATCGCCGAAGCGAAAGACCCGATCCGCATGGCGCGCGCCATGAAACTGGCGGTCGAAGCCGGACGCGACGCCTATCGCGCAGGCCGCATGGCAACGCGCCGCTATGCCGATCCGTCCAGCCCGCTGGCCGGTTTGATCTAG
- a CDS encoding MerC domain-containing protein, whose translation MNEAFHSVRDRLDRAGVLISGLCAVHCVAGIVLVGLLGVGGGILLNPEIHRVGLALAVLIGALTIGLNAIRHGRLSLLALGGAGLSLMTAGLFVGHGTHEALLTIGGVSLVALAHIINIRRGCCH comes from the coding sequence ATGAACGAAGCCTTCCATTCCGTGCGCGACCGGCTTGACCGGGCGGGTGTCCTTATCTCCGGCCTGTGCGCGGTGCACTGCGTGGCCGGGATCGTGCTTGTCGGCCTGCTGGGCGTGGGTGGCGGCATCCTGCTGAATCCGGAAATCCACCGCGTCGGGCTGGCGCTGGCCGTGCTGATCGGCGCGCTGACGATCGGCCTCAACGCGATTCGCCACGGGCGCCTGTCGCTGCTGGCTTTGGGCGGTGCGGGGCTTTCGCTGATGACCGCCGGGCTGTTCGTGGGGCACGGCACGCACGAGGCGCTGCTGACCATCGGCGGTGTGTCGCTGGTCGCGCTTGCCCACATCATCAACATCCGCCGCGGCTGCTGTCACTGA